CCATAAAAGCGGGGCAGCCACCAGGTTGCCCCGCTTTGTTTAAAACCTTTCTCGTTTTGGGCTCATTTTCAGAATTGAGCCCAAAAACGGGAGGCTTTCATTGCTATGGTAAAGGCACCATATTTAGCGTTTCCATTACTCAGAAGTAGGTATTTTGCTGCCGGGCAGGCACATTTGCCTCTTGGTTCTTTTTAGCTTTCTGTAAAATATTTCATATTTGGGCTCTCTTCAAAAGAGACCAAAACTGTCACACTTTAAAGTACTTATGCTATGAAAAAGAATTTACTTTTTATGTTGCTAGCGGCGTTTGCCCTGGTCTTCACGGCCTGCAGCAAAGACGATGATGAAGATGATGACATCAACGCGTCTGCCATTGAAGGCGAATGGTTGATCACCCAGGAAACCGACGGGGTAGATGAATCTGACAACTATACCTGGGTTTTTGATGACGGCGAACTGACCTGGTATGATGACGGAGATTTTGACGAGTCCTTTGAATATTCAATCAGCGGGAAAAAGCTAACCATCTCAGACGGGCCAGACCGGGAAACCTTCACCATTAACACGCTCACAAGTTCTAAGCTTGACATAAGTTCCAGTGATGGGTATAGAATTGCTTTCAGGAAATTAAGATAGCTTACAAACAGGAAGAGGCGACCTTTGGGGTCGCCTCTTCCTGTTTAGGTAATTCCTGTTTTCGGGCTCATTTCCAGAAATGAGCCCGAAAACGCCTAGTGCGCCTGCAGCCAGTTCTCACCGGTGCCCAGGCCCACTTCCATGGGTACGGTCAGCGGGAAGGCGTTTTTCATCAGTTCCTCCACTTTGGCCTGTACCAGCGGCAATTCCTCTTTGAGCACGTCAAACACCAATTCATCATGTACCTGCAGGATCATGCGGCTGGCCAGTTTCTCATCTCTCAGCCACTGGTCAATGTTGATCATGGCAATCTTGATGATGTCGGCGGCCGTTCCTTGAATAGGCGCGTTGATGGCGTTGCGTTCGGCGTAGCCGCGCACGTTCTGGTTGCGACTGTTGATGTCTCTGAGGTAGCGTCTCCGGCCTAGCAAAGTTTCCACAAACTCCTGCTCGCGGGCTTCATTGATGGCGCTGTCCATGTACTGTTTCACGGCAGGGAATTCCTGAAAATAGGCTTCAATAATCTCCGCGGCTTCGCGGCGCGGAATGGCTAATCTTTCAGCCAAACCAAACGCTGAAATACCGTAGATAATCCCGAAGTTGATGGTCTTGGCTTTCCGGCGCATATCAGAATCTACCTGGTCAACGGGCACATGAAAAACTTTGGCCGCGGTGCTGGCGTGAATGTCCAACCCGTTCTGGAAAGCCTCTTTCATGGTAGCGTCATTGCTGAAATGCGCCATGATTCTCAATTCAATCTGCGAGTAATCCGCGGAAAGCAGCACGTGGTTTTCATCCCTGGGCACAAACGCTTTCCTGATTTCGCGGCCTTTCTCGGTTCTGATAGGAATGTTCTGCAGGTTGGGGTTAGTAGAACTTAAACGGCCCGTAGCGGCTACGGCTTGGTTGTACGACGTATGCAGACGGTTATCCTCGCGGCAAATCAATTGCGGAAGCGCATCTACGTACGTGCTCTTGAGTTTGGTCAGCTGCCGATGGTCCAGAATCAGCTGCACTATCTCGTGCTCAAAGGCCAGTTTAGACAAGATTTCCTCACCGGTGGCGTATTGGCCGGTCTTGGTTTTCTTGATTTTGCTTCCGCCCAGGTTCATGCGGTCAAACAAGACTTCGCCCAGTTGTTTAGGTGACCCGATGTTGAACTCCATGCCCGCGTGCTCAAAAATCTTCTGCTCAATCTCCTTAATGCTGCTTTCCAGGGAAATGGAGGACTCGGCCAAGGCTTCGGCGTCAATGCTTACGCCGGCGCGCTCCATGTGACCCAGCACGCGCAGCAGCGGATTTTCCACTTCGTTAAACAGCTTTTTCAGGCCTTGTTTTTCCAGCAGCGGGTCAAAGTAATTCTTGAGTTGCAGGGTGACATCGGCGTCTTCACAGGCATATTCATAGACCTGCAGCGGCGGCAATTTGTCCATGGTGAGTTGGTGTTTGCCTTTGCCCAGCAGCGTCTCAATAGAAATGGGTGTGTAATGCAGATAGGTCTCTGACAGCAAATCCATGTTGTGGCGCATGTCGGGCTCCAGCAGGTAGTGCGCCAGCATGGTGTCATAGAGCGGGCCCTGCACGTCAATGCCGTAGCGCTGCAACACCACCAGGTCATACTTTATGTTCTGGCCAATCTTGGTGATGCTGGGGCTTTCCAACACTTCCTTGAACTCCTGCACTATCTCCAGGGTGGTTTCATAATCATCGGCCGGCACGGGAATATAGTACGCCTCACCGGGGATATAGCAGAACGAGATTCCCACCAAACGCGCCGTAATGGCGTCAATGCTGGTGGTTTCGGTGTCAAAGGAGACTTCTTTCTGCAGTTTTAGGTATTTCAGAAGCTGCGCGCGTTGCTCGGGCGTGGTGAGCAGATGGTATTCGTGCAGCGTGGTGTCAATGGTTTTGCGGGTGCCCGTGACGTAGCCGGAATTGTCAGCCTCTACGGTACCGTCTTCAAAGGCCACGGTCTCGGCGGCAGGCATGTCAAACAGCGAGGTTTGTCCCATGGGTTTGTCTGACTTGACGCCTTTGCCCACGGTGGGTTTGTTGGAAATGGGCTTCGGGACGGCCGGCGAAGCCGTGCCCAACACGCGCGTCGCCAACTGCCGGAACTCCAGTTCGTCAAACAGCGCGGCCAGTTTGTCCATATCCGGGCCGTCATAGCGCAGGCCGTCTTCGTCGAAGTCAATGGGCACGTCTAGGTGAATAGTGGCCAATTCCTTGGACATTAAACCCTGCTCCGCGAAGGTCTCAACGTTCTCCTTCTGCTTGCCTTTCAGTTCATGGGAGTGCGCAATTAGGTTTTCCACGGAGCCATATTTCTGAATCAACGTCTTGGCCGTTTTCTCACCGATGCCTGGGATTCCGGGAATATTATCCACCGCATCGCCCTGCAAGCCTAGAATGTCAATGACCTGTTTCACGTCACTGATTTCCCAGCGCTCTAAGACTTTGGGTTTGTCAATAATCTCGATGGCATTGCCTAGAAACGCAGGTTTGTAGACAAACACATGGTCGGTGACCAGTTGGTAATAGTCTTTGTCGGGCGTCATCATGAAGACGTCAAACCCGGCTTTCTCGGCCTTACAGGAAAGCGTTCCTATGATGTCATCGGCCTCAAACCCGTCCATCATCATGCCGGGGATTCCGAACGCCTCCACAATCTTTTTCACGTACGGAATGGCGATGGAAATATCCTCGGGCATGGCCTGGCGGTTGGCCTTGTATTCCACAAAGTTGTCGTGCCGGAAGGTCTTGCTGGGCGCATCATAACAGACACCAATGTGGGTGGGCTTTTCGCGGTTGAGCAAGTCTACCAGGGTGTTGGTGAAACCCAGCGCGGCGCCGGTGTTCATGCCCTTGGAATTGATGCGGGGGTTCTTGCTGAACGCGAAGTGGGCGCGGTAGATGAGCGCCATGGCGTCTAAGAGAAAAAGGCGTTTGTCTGGTGTACTCATAGGCTAGCGAAGGTACGGGCAAAGCAGAAGCTGTGCAACGGGTTTGATTCTTTTAACTGATGCTTGTAGGAAAGGTTTGGGTTGCATTTTCGGGCTCGTTTCCGGAAATGAAGCCGAAAACGAGAATTTCTTTTCCGCTGTTATTCTGAGCAGCTTCAATTAACCCAAAAATGTCATTCTGAGCTTGTCGAAGGATCTAACGAAGATTCTTGCTTTCCACCTTCGCAATTTCTATAGTAGTGCAGGCAATCCTTCGCCGTTGTTGGTGTTATCACCAACAACCAAAACTGCGGTTCAATCAGCTTTTGTGCACGCAATACACCTTCCTTCCAAATAACAGTTTGATCCTGAGTTCTACAAGACGGCTTGTTCCATAGCTGGGCTCCGAGCGCTCACGGCCGCGAGGCCCCGCCTTCCCCTCTCGCACTGCCCGTCTTGGCCAACTCTGATATTTGTTTCATCGCACTGCCTTACAAGGCCAACCCGCGAGGCGCTCGAGGGAAAGCCTGGAAAGGTGCGCGCTTAGCAGGCAGTCTGCAAGGAAAGACCTCACAGGTTTTGGACACCTGTGAGGTCTGGTGCGTTTTCGGGCTCTGGATTGGAAATGGCGGCGAAACTAGGATTGTGTGTAGAGACCAGGCACCGCCTTGTCTCCCACGCATTGTGTCCGATCACACCCTCGTATTCCAGAGAACTCCCCTCCTGTTCTAGGAGGGGTTGGGGGTGGTGCGTTTTCGGGCTCATTTCCGGAAACGAGGCCAAAAACGAAATCCATATTCTTCTTTCTGTCGCACAACTTTATCCTAAATTCTTATATATTTACTCTTCACTATATAAACTTTCGGCTATGGAAATGGAAAAAGACAAAACGCTGTGGCGCATCGCCAAGAAACGGGTGGGGTTCAAGCGGCACCTGTTCACGTACGCGGTGGTGAATCTTTTCCTGTGGGCCGTGTGGTACTTCAACAAAGACTGGGGCAACCAGAACGCGGGCGTGCCGTGGC
This region of Rufibacter sp. LB8 genomic DNA includes:
- the polA gene encoding DNA polymerase I, with the translated sequence MSTPDKRLFLLDAMALIYRAHFAFSKNPRINSKGMNTGAALGFTNTLVDLLNREKPTHIGVCYDAPSKTFRHDNFVEYKANRQAMPEDISIAIPYVKKIVEAFGIPGMMMDGFEADDIIGTLSCKAEKAGFDVFMMTPDKDYYQLVTDHVFVYKPAFLGNAIEIIDKPKVLERWEISDVKQVIDILGLQGDAVDNIPGIPGIGEKTAKTLIQKYGSVENLIAHSHELKGKQKENVETFAEQGLMSKELATIHLDVPIDFDEDGLRYDGPDMDKLAALFDELEFRQLATRVLGTASPAVPKPISNKPTVGKGVKSDKPMGQTSLFDMPAAETVAFEDGTVEADNSGYVTGTRKTIDTTLHEYHLLTTPEQRAQLLKYLKLQKEVSFDTETTSIDAITARLVGISFCYIPGEAYYIPVPADDYETTLEIVQEFKEVLESPSITKIGQNIKYDLVVLQRYGIDVQGPLYDTMLAHYLLEPDMRHNMDLLSETYLHYTPISIETLLGKGKHQLTMDKLPPLQVYEYACEDADVTLQLKNYFDPLLEKQGLKKLFNEVENPLLRVLGHMERAGVSIDAEALAESSISLESSIKEIEQKIFEHAGMEFNIGSPKQLGEVLFDRMNLGGSKIKKTKTGQYATGEEILSKLAFEHEIVQLILDHRQLTKLKSTYVDALPQLICREDNRLHTSYNQAVAATGRLSSTNPNLQNIPIRTEKGREIRKAFVPRDENHVLLSADYSQIELRIMAHFSNDATMKEAFQNGLDIHASTAAKVFHVPVDQVDSDMRRKAKTINFGIIYGISAFGLAERLAIPRREAAEIIEAYFQEFPAVKQYMDSAINEAREQEFVETLLGRRRYLRDINSRNQNVRGYAERNAINAPIQGTAADIIKIAMINIDQWLRDEKLASRMILQVHDELVFDVLKEELPLVQAKVEELMKNAFPLTVPMEVGLGTGENWLQAH
- a CDS encoding 2TM domain-containing protein gives rise to the protein MEKDKTLWRIAKKRVGFKRHLFTYAVVNLFLWAVWYFNKDWGNQNAGVPWPVWGTFGWGMAVLFSYFDAYHSHGEDATEREYAKLTNKKNS
- a CDS encoding lipocalin family protein, with the translated sequence MKKNLLFMLLAAFALVFTACSKDDDEDDDINASAIEGEWLITQETDGVDESDNYTWVFDDGELTWYDDGDFDESFEYSISGKKLTISDGPDRETFTINTLTSSKLDISSSDGYRIAFRKLR